The Mangrovibacterium diazotrophicum DNA window GCTTTAACATTCCGGGCATACAGCTTCTTCATGCTGTCTCAAATCTATTGCAACCGCTGGAGCGATGCTGATGGTGCCAGTGATGGTTTGGTGTTGAGAACCGATCTTTCAACGGGAGATATGGCACTTTCAACGTTGACCGAAGTTTATGCGCAGGTTTACAGTGATTTGGATGAAGCCATCGATTTGTATACCTCGTCAGGTAATACCCGTAGCACCAACTACGACCCGGATATTAATGTAGCTTATGCGATTTATGCCCGGGCTGCTTTAACCCGCGAAGATTACTCAACGGCGAAAGAGATGGCTGTAAAAGCGCGCGATGGTTATCCGCTAATGAGTGTATCTGATTACGAAGCCGGCTTTTATACGCCAACGCAAGAGTGGATTTGGAGTAGTTACGGAGCTTCTGACGAAACATTGTATTACTACTCTTATTTCGCTTACATCGCTTATAACTCAAATGCCAGTAACGTGCGGAACTATCCGAAGTGTATCAGCAAGGAATTATATGAAAAGATTCCCGAAACCGATATTCGCCGCGAATTGTTCCTCGATCCAACAGGCTACAGCTACACTGCCTCATCGGGTCAGGCTGGAAGTGAGTTGAAAGAAGTAGCTTTTGCTGCACATCCCGATTTGTATTCAACTGCGAAAGCTTTTGCTTATATGCAGTTCAAGATTGCTGCTGAAGATCTGCCGGGCGTTGGTCAGTTAAATCATTTCCGTTCTTCTGAAATGTACCTGATTGAGGCGGAAGCCGATTATTTCCTGAATAGCGAAACAGGTGCTCAGACATTATTGGATGAGCTTATCGCAAGTTCAGAACGTGATCCTTCTTATGTCTGTACAGCGACGGGAACCGATTTATTGGATGAAATCAAACTCTATCGCGCTATTGAGTTGTGGGGCGAAGGCTTTGATTGGTTCGATTTAAAACGTTGGGGTGATAGCATTGAGCGTAAGTCACCGACTGAAGGAGGTAACTTCTTAAGTGTTTTAGCTGTTAGCTACGGACCGGATGAAAAGAA harbors:
- a CDS encoding RagB/SusD family nutrient uptake outer membrane protein, whose translation is MKIHHIIASLVLLVFVGTSCSEDYLATEPTADTATLTVFETTEGATLAINGLNKLMTRQYLGSQGFNGEGTIKMYYGNYPGNHFYVYLSGWSNIINGEYHENISSIYDYYPWYYYYMLIGNANTVIAYIDDAEGTTADKEFIKAQALTFRAYSFFMLSQIYCNRWSDADGASDGLVLRTDLSTGDMALSTLTEVYAQVYSDLDEAIDLYTSSGNTRSTNYDPDINVAYAIYARAALTREDYSTAKEMAVKARDGYPLMSVSDYEAGFYTPTQEWIWSSYGASDETLYYYSYFAYIAYNSNASNVRNYPKCISKELYEKIPETDIRRELFLDPTGYSYTASSGQAGSELKEVAFAAHPDLYSTAKAFAYMQFKIAAEDLPGVGQLNHFRSSEMYLIEAEADYFLNSETGAQTLLDELIASSERDPSYVCTATGTDLLDEIKLYRAIELWGEGFDWFDLKRWGDSIERKSPTEGGNFLSVLAVSYGPDEKNDWTWLIPEKETDYNSALSE